One region of Vitis vinifera cultivar Pinot Noir 40024 chromosome 1, ASM3070453v1 genomic DNA includes:
- the LOC100246832 gene encoding thioredoxin H2 encodes MGASHSSSSKSSRVLTFNSSASWKIHFEEAKSTGKLMVIDFSATWCGPCRFMEPVINEFAEKYTDVEFVKIDVDELSDVAQEFGVQGMPTFLLIKRGTEVDKVVGAKKEELQKKIEAHRKN; translated from the exons atgggAGCCAGCCACTCGTCTTCTTCAAAGTCATCTCGTGTCCTCACCTTCAATTCCTCAGCATCATGGAAGATACATTTTGAAGAAGCCAAAAGCACTGGCAAACTG ATGGTTATCGATTTCTCGGCTACATGGTGTGGACCTTGCCGATTCATGGAACCCGTCATTAATGAGTTTGCTGAGAAATATACAGACGTGGAGTTCGTCAAGATTGATGTGGACGAGTTGTCG GATGTGGCTCAAGAATTTGGAGTGCAGGGAATGCCAACATTCTTACTGATCAAGAGAGGAACAGAAGTTGATAAAGTGGTGGGAGCCAAGAAGGAAGAACTCCAGAAGAAGATCGAGGCTCACAGGAAAAATTGA